GAACAGCAATTTTTTCGCTGATGGTTTCTGCAAGCGGCATGCTGTGGGTGGTCAGCAGCACCGTGTTTCCTTTGCGGGCATGTTCCTGCAGCAGTTCACGCACCTGCTTGGCCGCTTTGGGGTCCAGGCCCACCATCGGCTCATCCACCACCAGCACAGGAGGCTCAGGCAGCATGGCTGCAATCACTGTGAGCTTCTGCTTCATGCCGTGGGAGTAGGTTTCGATCAGTGAATTCCCGAAGTCCTCCAGACTGAAAAACTGCAGCCAGTTCTCGATTTTGGAAGTGACCTCTCCCAGATTGTGCACGCCTGCAATGAAACGCAGCAGTTCACGGGCACTGAGTTTGCCATACAGGTAAGGGCGATCCGGGATGTACCCGATCAGCTTCTTGGCCTTGAGGGGCTCTTTCCAGACATCAATCCCCTGCACCTTCACCTGCCCGGCACTGGGCCTGGTCAGGCCCACAATGGCCCGGATGGTGGTGGTTTTGCCTGCCCCGTTGGGACCAAGCAGTGAAGTCACCACCCCCGGATTCATGGTGAGGGAGAGGGGCTTGACAGCTTGATACGCACCGTAGGTTTTGGAGTACTGTATCAACTCGATCATTGGATTCAGTGTAAAGGTTTGGGACTGTCATAAATATTGCCAGGGAAGGAATCAGCGGTCAGCAGTCAGCCGTCAGCAGAAGATGCAAAGGCAAAAGTTTGATCAGGTCTTGCTGGATGCAAAGGTTTTCAGACTTTTAGGACTGCCTCCTGATTCAGGAGATATCTTTGAATGATGCTTTTGAGCTGATGGCTGACTGCTGATCGCTGAAAGCTTGTTTTATACTCTCCCTATGTTGCCCGAATTCAAAATCACCCATGAAGCTGCCCGCAGCCTGACGCAGGAGTTCCTGCTCACGGATGGTCTGGGAGGCTTTCACATGATGACCCCTGCCGGTGTGCCCACCCGCAAATACCATGGTCTGGCCCACAGCCACAATCCACCTGTGGAACGGGACCTGCCCTGGATCATGCCTCTGGAAACCCTGAAGGTGGGGAGCCAGCAAGCTTCCCTGTACACCTTTGAGATGACCCCGGGTTATTTTGTGGGCAGGGGACGGGATTTTCTGATGGAATGCAATTTGGAAGCGCTTCAACCCACCCAGGTGTATCAGGCGTGTGGGGTGACCGTGCAGAAAACCACCGTCATGCCCCGGCACAGTGGGACCCTGGTCTACCTGTACGAAGTGACCACCCCCCACGAAACAGAATTGATCCTGGAAGGTCTTTTCTCAGACCGGGACATGCACGGAACCCGTGCAAAATTGCCTGCTCTGGAGTTCAATTCAGAGCATGGAGTCATCCAGACCCAATACGGAAATGGGCGCGGCGTGCAGGTGCGTCTACAGGCAGACACTTTTGATGAACTGCCTCTTGCGCCCATCCCGCAACAGCTCTTCTACCGGGTGGAGTGCGAAAGGGGAGAGCCTTGTGAAGACATTGCAGCCCGCACCGGCCTTTACCACCTGAAATTTACCCCTGGACACCACCGTTTTGCACTCACCGTTTCCGCAACAGGCTGGAACCAGGACCCCTGGGAGGCCGCAGAAGCTGAGAAGGCCCGGAAAACCTATCTGGTCCAGCAGGCTTTCGAGGCCACAGGGGTGCAGGATGCAACAGTTGCGACGCTTGCCCTGGCTGCAGATGCATTTCTGGTGCACCGCCAGACTGTGGAGTCCATGAGCGTGATTGCAGGCTATCCCTGGTTCGCAGACTGGGGTCGGGATTCCATGATTTCCCTCTCAGGCCTGACCCTTCCCACCGGGCGCTTTGAGGATGCAAAGGGCATCCTGACCACCTTCCTGAAATACCAGAGAAGAGGACTGGTTCCCAACAACTTCTGGGACGATGGCAAAGGCGCAGGATACAACACTGTGGATGGGGCCCTGTGGCTGTTTGTGGCACTGGATCGCTACCTGGAAGCCACACAGGACTTTGATTTTGCCAGGGAACAGTTTCCTGTTCTGCAGGAGATCATCCACCACCACATTGAAGGAACAGATTTCAACATCGGTGTGGACCCAGAAGATGGCCTGCTCAGTGCTGGAGAAAAGGGGGTGCAACTCACCTGGATGGACGTGAAGATCCGGGACTGGGTGGTCACCCCCAGGCATGGCAAGGCCATCGAGATCTGTGCCTTGTGGCTCAATGCCCTGCAGATTTTCCTGCAGATCAGCAAAAAACTGCAGGTGAACGACGATTTTATGGGGCGCTGTGAACACCTGCTCCAGCAGGGTCAAAGTTCTTTTGATCGCTTCTGGAACCCTGAAAAAGGATATTTTTACGACTACATCACTCCAGAAGGCCACCTGGACGACGCCATCCGGCCCAATGCCCTGATTGCCCTGGCCCTGCCCCATACCCCTTCCACGCCTGAACAGCGAAAAGCCGCTTTGAAAACAGCTGCAGAATTGCTGGTGACTCCGGTGGGCACCTACTCCCTGGCCCCCAATGACAAAGAGTTCAAACCCAGTTTCACAGGTTCGCAACTGGTCCGGGATGCTGCCTACCACCAGGGCACCATCTGGGCGTGGCCTCTGGGCAGTTATCTGGAGCTGCTCTGGAAGGAAACCGGAGACAGAACCCTGCTCAATCAGGCGATGCGTGGTCTGAAAAACCACCTGCTGGATGGTGGGCTGGGTTCTGTTGCAGAAGTCCTGGAAGCCAAAAACATGACCACCAAAGGCTGTCCTTTCCAGGCCTGGAGTGTCAGTGAGTTTTTAAGGGTTTATGCCATGGTGAACGGCTCAGGCAAGTAAGAGCAACCCCTCTCTGGCCCAGGCCTGTACTTGCTCCTGGTGGTTTTCTGTACCGATCAGGAGCAAGGCCGAAAAGAACCCTCGAAGGTTCAATCTTGAAGCGGCCCACTCAGGAGACATGAACCACTGCTCTGGCACCAGGGAGAGTTGAGCCCCCATTCTGTGTTCCACAACAAAGTCATCCATGCGGGTGATGGCAGAAAAGGCTGCACGTGCCAGCCTTTTTTCTTCATTGTAGAGGTACACCTGATCCATTGCAGCGAGATCCAGTACGGTTTCCAGAATTTGCTCCAGCTGCTCTGGAAGGGTCAGAGGATGATCTGCGAAAGCCATCAGGGCGTCTGCGCCGTGGGCCACTGCATGGGCCCAGCCTTTTTCTGGCAGGTATCCCCTCAGGTCGCATTCTTCAGAAAGGTAATGCAGGGTTTTCTCAAAGGCTGCGTTGCGTTCAGCCTCATTCAAGAAGGGCTTTCTGGCATCCAGTGCCACCACTTCTGAGAGGATCAATGCACTGAAAGACCTGAGGAACACCGAATCATGCCCGCTGGTTCCCAGACCCAGGCGCAGGTTTTCGCCTGCCCAGGTCAGCATGTTGCTCAGTTCTGCAGGACTGTAAAGTTCCCTTTCAATCCAGGCAGACAGGGTGAAGTACCCCACCGTGTCCCTCAGAAAAGGATCGGTGGAGGAGAGGAAACCCAGCAATTCACGGGTGGCCTCCTGCAGAGAGATTCCGTGTGGAAGCTGGTGATCCTGATCGATGACGTGTTGCCACTGGTCGCGGTTCATACGGGTAAGGTACCAGAATCCTGATTGACCAGGGGATATGTTTCTGGAGGTCCAGGAGAGAGCATGGAAGCCTCCTGCTGGTTGCTTCATACTGGATGCCAGATGAAAAAGAAATGTTTTGACCACCGCAACTGGCACCGTACCACCTCCGATGAACAGCACATTTACAACCTTCTGGATGGAATTCTGGTCGATTATCTTGCTGGGGAGGTCACCAAACCCCTGGTGGTGTCTTCCTGTGGAGTTCAGATGACGGTGCTGGATTCCTTTCACCGCTGGATTCACTGGGCTCCAACGGGAGCGCATCACGCCCTGACGGTTCAGCTGGATGCCCAGGACAGACCCATCCAGTTCTACATCGACATCAACCATTCCAATGCTGTTTCAGAAGATGGCCTTCCTTATGGCATGGACCTGTACCTGGATGTGGTTGCACTGACGGAAGGCTGGCAGGTGAAAACCGCTGAGATCATCGATGGGGATGAGCTGGAAGAGGCCATCAGCCAGGGACGGGTTTCCCCTGAGCTTGCTGAATTTGCCTGGATGCAGGCCCGAAACGTTCATGCATTGCTCTTGAATCAGGCGTTTGAAGATCTTCTGGTGGTGCAGAAGCATCTGAAGGATCATCCGAGACGTGTTTTCTGGGAGGCCACTCCGACGGCTTGAACAAAAGATAAAGCCCAGCCTGGCTGGGCTTTCCGGGTTCAATGTTCAAACGCTGGTCAGTTGTCCTTCACGGGTCAGAGTTTCAATGTCCTTGCGGGCTGCAGCCAGATTCTCTTGCTGGGCTTCTGGGGTGTAGCCGTGGTGCCGGATGAAGGTCACGTCGGTGATGCCGATGAAGTTCAGCACGGTTTTGATGTAAGGGGTGTGGTGGTCCAGACTCTTGAAGGGTTCTTGACTGAAATCGGAGCCGCTCGCGGTGATGACGTAGGCCTGTTTCCCTTTGACCAGACCTTCCGGACCACTGGAGGTGAATCGGGCTGTGCGTCCCATGCGAATCACCTGGTCCAGATACGCCTTGAAGCTTGCGGGAACACTGAAGTTGTAGATGGGCACCCCGAAAACCAGCACATCGGCGGCCATGAGTTCATCGATCAGCAGATCAGAGACGGTCAGGGCAGACTGTTCCTGGGCTGTGGGAGGCGTGCTGGGATTGAACACCGCAGAAATCCACTGCTGGTCAATGAAAGGCAGGGGGGTGGTGTTCAGGTCCCGGTAGGTCACGGTGTCCTGGGGGGTGAGTTTCAGCCAGGTTTCCACGAATTCGCGGGTGAGCTGACGGGAGTAGGAGCCAGTGGTGCGTGCGCTGGAATCCAGATGCAGGATGTGTGCCATGGTGTTTCTCCTTGAGAAATGAGAAGGCTCGCATCAGGATGGCCTGATGCCTGTGAAAGCAGAATTTTGCATGGGGAAGTGGAGACAGGGGACCCTCGTGGACTGTGTCCAGAAGGTGCACTGCTGCCTGTTCTGGTTATAAATCACATGATATGTTTTGTGAAGTACTTACCAAAAAGTAAGGTACTTACTAAAAAGTAAGCCCCTTTTGACCTGATGGAGGTTTCATGACAAAACGCATGACAGACCAGACCCACATTTGCCCCACAGGATTCACCCTCAAAGTCATTGGGGGACGCTGGAAGGTGCCCATCCTGTACCTGCTCTTTGCACGCCCTCACCGTTTTGCGGAATTGCGCAGAGGACTCAGCGGAGTCACCGAGAAAATGCTCACCCAGCAACTCAGAGAACTGGAAGAAGATGGGGTGGTCCAGCGCAGGGTTTACGATCAGGTGCCTCCAAAAGTGGAGTATTCCCTGACAGGGTATGGAGAAACCCTGAAACCCGTGATCATGGCCATCAGCAGCTGGGGGGTGGAGCATGGTCCGGGGATGGAAGGTGATCCAGAGGGCACATTTTGTGGCCCCAGACCCTCTGAAGTTGATGCACCCCTCAAGGGATGATCGAACACACAAATCCACCCATGTTTTTGCACAGAATGCAAGGATGTTTGTCTAGATTTTTGACGTGCTGAAAGACAGATCTGTTCATTAAACCCGGTCCATTTTTCAGGGGCCACTCAGCATTGAAACCCCAGATATGGTACAATCGGTATTTGTGCTATCTGCTGATTTTGGCGGAAATCGACGCTCGATTTTTGACAGGTCCATGGCACATGTAAAGGAGTCTTTTCAACATGCCTATCAGCTTAAATGTCGGTGACAACGTGGTTTACCCCAGCCATGGCGCGGGAACCATCATGGGGCTCAGCGAACTCGAAGTCATGGGAAGAACCCAGAACTACTTTGAGATTGAACTCCTCAAAACTGGCATGCAAGTTCGTGTTCCTGTCGACCATGCAGAACGCCTCGGACTCAGGCGCATCACCCCTGTCGACGAGATTCCGAGACTGCTCGGACAGCTGGTCCTTCCGGATATGGACTTACCTGCAGCATGGACCCCACGCCACCGTCGGGAACAGACCATCATGCAAGAAGGAAACATCTACACCATCGCCCACCTGGTCGGCACCCTGCACCGCCGTGCTCAACTGCGCAGCCTTGCAGTCACCGAACGGGCGATCTATGAAGAGGCCAAGCACATTCTGGTGACAGAAGTGATGGTCGCCCTGCACCTCAGCTTTGAGGATGCCAAGGCCAAACTGGAACACACTCTGGATCACACGGTGATGGCTTAACGTGGAAGCACCCCTTTACTCCCCCAAAGTCGTGCATGACCTTTTAGAGCGTTACGGCATGCGTCCGACCAAGGCCTTTGGACAGAACTTCCTGATTGACGGCAACATCCTGCGCATGATTGTGCAGGCTGGAGAACCTGCAGGAACGGTGTTCGAGGTGGGGCCGGGTTTAGGGGTGCTCACACGGGAGCTCGCAGCAAGCGGATTGAAGGTCATCACCCTGGAAAAAGACGAGCGTCTCAGGCCCGTGCTGGAGGAAACCCTGGCCGGGCTTGAAAACGTGCAGGTGGTGTGGGGCGATGCCCTTGAATACCCCTGGCAGGATGTTCCAGAAGGCAGCGTGCTGATTGCCAACCTGCCGTATTACATTTCCACGGCCATCCTCACCCGCATTTTTGAGAGTGGTCGTTTCAAAAGGGCCACCTTTCTGGTTCAGAAAGAAGTTGCCCAGCGTCTGGTTGCCCCCCCGGGAACCGACCAGTACGGCTTTTTGAGTGCCTTAACGGCACTGCATGGCAAGGCCAGAATTGTCAAGGACGTGCCCAAAGGCGCGTTTTATCCTGCCCCCGATGTCACCTCCAGCGTGGTGCGTGTGGACCTGTCGGGACAAAAGCCACCTCGCAGCCTGCTACGTTTACTGGAAGCCGGACTGGCACATCGCAGGAAAACCCTCAGAAACAACCTTCAGAGCGCAGGATACCCTGTTCAGAAGATTGATGAGGTTCTGGCAGCTCTGGGCATCAGCCCGACCATTCGCGCGGAGGCCCTTTCTTACGCGCACTGGCAGGGCCTGCACGAAGCCCTGGCCTGAACAAGGGTCAGGATTCGCTGACGGATTTTCCCGCTGAGCCATGCTAAAATTTCCCTGATAAACAAGACACACTTTTTGGAGGAAGCTGTGAAGTTTTACGTCATTGGTGATGTTACGGTGGATCACCTGTACCACCTGAACCACATCCCCGCACCGGGCGAGGAAGTGTCCCCGATCCGTTCCACCATGCAACCGGGTGGGGCAGGCGGCACCATGAGCGTCACCCTGGCGCGCCTCGGGCATGAAGTTTCCCTGGCTGCCTCTGTCGGGTCCGACCCGTTTGCAGAGGTGGCTTTAAAATACGTTCGCGAAAGCGGTGTGAACACCAGCCCCATTCAGGTCATTGAGGATTTGCTCACCAGCACCATCACGGTGATGCAGACCCCCGATGGCAAACGGGCCATGATTTCTTCTGGAGATGCCAACCGACAGCTGGATGCTGCAAAGCTCAAGAAGAAAGACATCGAAAGTTCTGATGGCCTGCTGGTCAGCGCCTACAGCCTGATTGGCGGTCCCCAGCGGGAATATGCCATCAAGGCCATCAGTTACGCCAAGAAAGCCAGTGTGCCGGTCCTGATCGACCTGGGCACCGGGGCTGTGAATGCTGCAGGGGTCAAACTGCTGGACACCGTGCTCAGTGCAGACTACCTGCTCCTCAATCGCCATGAACTGCAGACCATCACCGAGACCGACAACATCAGCGACGCACTGCTGGGCCTCAAGGACCGTGGAGCAGGCTGTGTGATCGTCAAGGTGGGTGCCCACGGATCGATCATCTGGACCCCCCAGGAGACCGATCTGGTGGAATCTGTGCCCCTCGGAGATGAGGTTGTGGACTCCACCGGGGCAGGGGACACCTTCAGTGCGGTGTTTGCCCATGCAATCCTGTCTGGCAAACCCCTCAAGCAGGCTGCCAAGATGGCCAACCTCGCCGGAGCCCTGGCTGCAACCGCTGTGGGAGCCCAGCGCAAGACCATCACCCAGACAGACCTTGAGAGTGTTCTGGCGTAATTTGCAAAAACTTGGTACAATCATTTTTCGTGTGCAAGTCTAAACGCTTGCAGTTCAGGAGGACAGCATGGAACTCAAAGCCGTGAAACGTGAAGGCAAGGCTGGCGAAGGTCTGATCGCCGCCGTCGCCTACAACAAAGAGAACAACGTGAAGCTCGCCGTGGACGCCAAAGCCTTCGACCGCGCTTTCCGTCAGGTCAGCACCAAAGAAGCCATCAAACTTGATGTGGATGGCAACGTGCTGAATGTCAAGGTGCAGGAAGTGCAGATCGACAAGCGTCGTCGCAC
The sequence above is drawn from the Deinococcus cellulosilyticus NBRC 106333 = KACC 11606 genome and encodes:
- a CDS encoding ABC transporter ATP-binding protein, with the protein product MIELIQYSKTYGAYQAVKPLSLTMNPGVVTSLLGPNGAGKTTTIRAIVGLTRPSAGQVKVQGIDVWKEPLKAKKLIGYIPDRPYLYGKLSARELLRFIAGVHNLGEVTSKIENWLQFFSLEDFGNSLIETYSHGMKQKLTVIAAMLPEPPVLVVDEPMVGLDPKAAKQVRELLQEHARKGNTVLLTTHSMPLAETISEKIAVLHKGQLRALGNMEELKNQTHGGDLEEVFFKLLEEEAQHVAAT
- a CDS encoding amylo-alpha-1,6-glucosidase, yielding MLPEFKITHEAARSLTQEFLLTDGLGGFHMMTPAGVPTRKYHGLAHSHNPPVERDLPWIMPLETLKVGSQQASLYTFEMTPGYFVGRGRDFLMECNLEALQPTQVYQACGVTVQKTTVMPRHSGTLVYLYEVTTPHETELILEGLFSDRDMHGTRAKLPALEFNSEHGVIQTQYGNGRGVQVRLQADTFDELPLAPIPQQLFYRVECERGEPCEDIAARTGLYHLKFTPGHHRFALTVSATGWNQDPWEAAEAEKARKTYLVQQAFEATGVQDATVATLALAADAFLVHRQTVESMSVIAGYPWFADWGRDSMISLSGLTLPTGRFEDAKGILTTFLKYQRRGLVPNNFWDDGKGAGYNTVDGALWLFVALDRYLEATQDFDFAREQFPVLQEIIHHHIEGTDFNIGVDPEDGLLSAGEKGVQLTWMDVKIRDWVVTPRHGKAIEICALWLNALQIFLQISKKLQVNDDFMGRCEHLLQQGQSSFDRFWNPEKGYFYDYITPEGHLDDAIRPNALIALALPHTPSTPEQRKAALKTAAELLVTPVGTYSLAPNDKEFKPSFTGSQLVRDAAYHQGTIWAWPLGSYLELLWKETGDRTLLNQAMRGLKNHLLDGGLGSVAEVLEAKNMTTKGCPFQAWSVSEFLRVYAMVNGSGK
- a CDS encoding DUF2785 domain-containing protein, which encodes MNRDQWQHVIDQDHQLPHGISLQEATRELLGFLSSTDPFLRDTVGYFTLSAWIERELYSPAELSNMLTWAGENLRLGLGTSGHDSVFLRSFSALILSEVVALDARKPFLNEAERNAAFEKTLHYLSEECDLRGYLPEKGWAHAVAHGADALMAFADHPLTLPEQLEQILETVLDLAAMDQVYLYNEEKRLARAAFSAITRMDDFVVEHRMGAQLSLVPEQWFMSPEWAASRLNLRGFFSALLLIGTENHQEQVQAWAREGLLLLA
- a CDS encoding DUF402 domain-containing protein produces the protein MKKKCFDHRNWHRTTSDEQHIYNLLDGILVDYLAGEVTKPLVVSSCGVQMTVLDSFHRWIHWAPTGAHHALTVQLDAQDRPIQFYIDINHSNAVSEDGLPYGMDLYLDVVALTEGWQVKTAEIIDGDELEEAISQGRVSPELAEFAWMQARNVHALLLNQAFEDLLVVQKHLKDHPRRVFWEATPTA
- a CDS encoding FMN-dependent NADH-azoreductase; its protein translation is MAHILHLDSSARTTGSYSRQLTREFVETWLKLTPQDTVTYRDLNTTPLPFIDQQWISAVFNPSTPPTAQEQSALTVSDLLIDELMAADVLVFGVPIYNFSVPASFKAYLDQVIRMGRTARFTSSGPEGLVKGKQAYVITASGSDFSQEPFKSLDHHTPYIKTVLNFIGITDVTFIRHHGYTPEAQQENLAAARKDIETLTREGQLTSV
- a CDS encoding winged helix-turn-helix transcriptional regulator is translated as MTKRMTDQTHICPTGFTLKVIGGRWKVPILYLLFARPHRFAELRRGLSGVTEKMLTQQLRELEEDGVVQRRVYDQVPPKVEYSLTGYGETLKPVIMAISSWGVEHGPGMEGDPEGTFCGPRPSEVDAPLKG
- a CDS encoding CarD family transcriptional regulator, with the protein product MPISLNVGDNVVYPSHGAGTIMGLSELEVMGRTQNYFEIELLKTGMQVRVPVDHAERLGLRRITPVDEIPRLLGQLVLPDMDLPAAWTPRHRREQTIMQEGNIYTIAHLVGTLHRRAQLRSLAVTERAIYEEAKHILVTEVMVALHLSFEDAKAKLEHTLDHTVMA
- the rsmA gene encoding 16S rRNA (adenine(1518)-N(6)/adenine(1519)-N(6))-dimethyltransferase RsmA — protein: MRPTKAFGQNFLIDGNILRMIVQAGEPAGTVFEVGPGLGVLTRELAASGLKVITLEKDERLRPVLEETLAGLENVQVVWGDALEYPWQDVPEGSVLIANLPYYISTAILTRIFESGRFKRATFLVQKEVAQRLVAPPGTDQYGFLSALTALHGKARIVKDVPKGAFYPAPDVTSSVVRVDLSGQKPPRSLLRLLEAGLAHRRKTLRNNLQSAGYPVQKIDEVLAALGISPTIRAEALSYAHWQGLHEALA
- a CDS encoding carbohydrate kinase family protein, with product MKFYVIGDVTVDHLYHLNHIPAPGEEVSPIRSTMQPGGAGGTMSVTLARLGHEVSLAASVGSDPFAEVALKYVRESGVNTSPIQVIEDLLTSTITVMQTPDGKRAMISSGDANRQLDAAKLKKKDIESSDGLLVSAYSLIGGPQREYAIKAISYAKKASVPVLIDLGTGAVNAAGVKLLDTVLSADYLLLNRHELQTITETDNISDALLGLKDRGAGCVIVKVGAHGSIIWTPQETDLVESVPLGDEVVDSTGAGDTFSAVFAHAILSGKPLKQAAKMANLAGALAATAVGAQRKTITQTDLESVLA